The Nitrospirales bacterium genome includes a window with the following:
- a CDS encoding YihY/virulence factor BrkB family protein: MTTISQFWKSLKQIGLKFFTDNGPFLASGLSFDLILYCLPLPVLFVSGLGYTLIGSERALAWVQDIIVRLLPEFQEPFLSMLSSLIDNRGILGFTGFFLFFLFSSAVFSSARHALSNVFHVEKRRGFFKGKGNDFLLMLVLSLLIIVLVLLNSVLSLIQSYGERIPAFQDLFSPIWFVVGKAFGFTGLGALFYLFYGFSTPTRLSQPALLIGSLTAAGLFEASKSIFSWYVHLAQILTAFYGVLSGFIFFFLWVYSASVVFILGAEVCWEYERHRNTKQP; encoded by the coding sequence GTGACTACCATTTCTCAATTTTGGAAAAGTCTGAAGCAAATCGGACTCAAGTTTTTTACTGACAATGGTCCGTTCTTGGCTTCAGGACTCTCGTTTGACCTGATTCTGTACTGCCTTCCCCTTCCAGTCCTCTTTGTCTCCGGCTTAGGGTACACCCTGATCGGATCAGAGCGTGCCTTAGCCTGGGTCCAGGATATAATCGTCCGTTTGCTTCCCGAGTTTCAGGAACCTTTTCTGTCAATGCTCTCGTCATTAATCGACAATCGCGGAATCTTGGGATTCACGGGATTTTTTCTGTTTTTTCTGTTTAGCAGTGCCGTCTTTTCCTCGGCTCGCCATGCCTTAAGCAATGTTTTTCACGTTGAAAAAAGACGTGGTTTTTTCAAGGGGAAAGGGAACGACTTTCTCCTCATGCTCGTGCTGTCATTGCTGATCATCGTCCTCGTCCTGCTGAACTCTGTCCTCAGTCTCATTCAATCGTACGGTGAACGGATTCCCGCATTCCAAGACCTCTTCAGTCCCATTTGGTTCGTTGTCGGAAAAGCCTTTGGGTTTACGGGTCTTGGAGCGCTCTTTTACCTGTTTTATGGGTTTTCGACTCCAACGCGCTTGAGCCAACCTGCCTTGCTCATCGGCTCGCTCACAGCCGCCGGCCTCTTCGAAGCATCGAAATCGATCTTCTCCTGGTATGTCCACCTGGCGCAAATCCTGACTGCATTCTACGGCGTCCTGAGTGGATTTATCTTCTTCTTCCTGTGGGTCTACTCCGCCTCTGTCGTGTTCATCCTGGGAGCTGAAGTCTGCTGGGAATACGAACGGCATAGAAACACCAAACAGCCGTAG
- a CDS encoding methyltransferase domain-containing protein: MITPTQRLKRGETYWQLLLIIVLLPLLQSCAHGSRNIDSYIQALERGERDEYQKPEEVIAALHIQPGMTIADIGSGSGYFTRRLAKEVGATGKVLATDVEQKMLDYNQKAIDQQGLSGRVTFLRTNPEDPALPPHSIDLIFICNVYHHLKNPSSFLEKAKSALSVNGRVVIIDFYHDERSGKLGFSKHHLVPEETVIKQMQEAGFTLSRRETFLPRQYFLEFVPHPSKS; this comes from the coding sequence ATGATAACACCCACGCAACGCCTAAAACGGGGCGAGACCTATTGGCAACTTCTTCTCATCATTGTCCTACTCCCCCTCTTACAATCGTGCGCCCACGGTTCACGGAACATCGACTCCTATATTCAAGCCCTTGAACGGGGCGAACGCGATGAATACCAAAAACCCGAGGAAGTCATCGCAGCCCTCCATATTCAACCAGGGATGACCATTGCCGATATCGGTTCCGGGTCAGGCTACTTCACACGGCGATTGGCCAAAGAGGTAGGAGCGACTGGAAAAGTTTTGGCCACGGATGTCGAACAAAAGATGCTGGATTACAATCAAAAGGCAATAGACCAGCAAGGCCTTTCAGGCAGAGTCACATTTCTTCGGACCAATCCCGAAGACCCGGCACTGCCTCCCCATTCGATAGACTTGATCTTCATCTGCAACGTCTATCACCATTTGAAAAACCCCTCATCCTTCCTCGAAAAAGCCAAGTCTGCCCTCAGTGTGAACGGCCGGGTCGTCATAATCGACTTTTATCATGATGAGCGGTCAGGCAAGCTCGGCTTTTCCAAACACCACCTCGTTCCCGAAGAGACGGTCATCAAGCAAATGCAAGAAGCCGGCTTCACACTCTCAAGACGGGAGACCTTCCTTCCCCGTCAATACTTCCTCGAATTCGTGCCACATCCGTCAAAATCATAA
- the metF gene encoding methylenetetrahydrofolate reductase [NAD(P)H] — translation MHISDVLVQHNPAISFEFFPPKTEAASEELFRTISMLMPLQPAYVSVTYGAGGTTRGRTHDLVVKLRKETDLTIVSHLTCVGSGKAEINEILAKYANNGITNIMALRGDPPKGQTQAETPSDGFAYASELVAFIKGQYPQMGVGVAGFPEGHPGTPNRLQEIEHLKKKIDAGADYICTQLFFDNRDFYDYCERCEMAGIKVPVIAGIMPITSRKGMNRMAELALGARFPAKLLRAMERAETDEQAEHVGIHWATEQVHDLIDQKVRGIHFYTLNKSKATLRIYQSLGIRSSDCFQQHFRYD, via the coding sequence ATGCATATTTCAGACGTACTCGTTCAACATAATCCCGCCATTAGCTTTGAATTTTTCCCTCCCAAGACTGAAGCCGCATCGGAAGAGCTGTTTCGGACCATTTCGATGCTCATGCCATTGCAGCCAGCCTATGTGAGTGTGACGTATGGGGCTGGAGGCACGACTCGCGGGCGTACGCATGACTTGGTGGTCAAGCTTCGAAAAGAAACAGACCTGACGATCGTCTCGCACTTAACCTGTGTAGGGTCGGGAAAGGCGGAAATCAATGAGATTCTGGCAAAGTATGCCAACAACGGCATCACGAACATCATGGCCCTGCGGGGCGATCCGCCAAAGGGACAGACACAGGCAGAAACCCCTTCGGATGGCTTTGCGTATGCTTCCGAGCTTGTGGCGTTCATCAAGGGCCAGTACCCACAAATGGGCGTCGGAGTGGCCGGGTTCCCTGAGGGCCATCCGGGGACGCCCAATCGTCTGCAAGAAATCGAGCATCTCAAGAAAAAAATCGATGCGGGAGCCGACTACATTTGCACGCAGTTGTTTTTCGATAATCGCGATTTTTACGATTACTGCGAACGATGTGAAATGGCGGGGATTAAGGTGCCGGTCATCGCGGGGATCATGCCGATTACCTCGCGAAAGGGTATGAACCGCATGGCAGAACTCGCATTAGGCGCGAGGTTTCCCGCAAAACTGCTCCGGGCGATGGAACGCGCTGAAACCGATGAACAAGCTGAACATGTCGGGATTCATTGGGCCACCGAGCAGGTGCATGACCTCATCGACCAGAAAGTTCGCGGGATTCATTTCTACACGCTGAACAAATCCAAAGCCACGCTGCGAATTTACCAATCCCTGGGCATCCGCAGTTCCGACTGCTTCCAACAGCATTTTCGGTACGACTAA
- a CDS encoding DUF433 domain-containing protein, producing the protein MDSKKGYLVVLVSQWSVRYPHSMSNDELLTRITIDPQVCHGKPCIRSLRYPVEWILELMSSGMTTEQILTDYEDLEEADLRAACAFAARLSQIQRIEPVVGKNFCSTPNFPEDSPSLFNLLATIVVML; encoded by the coding sequence GTGGACAGCAAAAAAGGCTATCTTGTGGTGCTTGTCTCTCAGTGGTCGGTACGGTATCCTCATTCAATGTCGAACGATGAATTGCTGACTCGGATTACGATTGATCCACAGGTTTGTCATGGGAAGCCCTGTATTCGGAGCTTACGCTATCCCGTGGAATGGATTCTAGAACTCATGAGCAGTGGGATGACAACTGAACAGATTTTAACTGACTACGAGGATTTAGAAGAGGCAGACCTCCGAGCCGCTTGTGCCTTTGCTGCACGACTTAGTCAAATCCAACGTATTGAGCCTGTTGTGGGGAAAAATTTCTGCTCGACGCCCAACTTCCCAGAAGACTCGCCGTCGCTCTTCAATCTGCTGGCCACGATAGTCGTCATGCTCTAG
- the pal gene encoding peptidoglycan-associated lipoprotein Pal, whose amino-acid sequence MGPPIESVVVELEETPVDIPLTILPATVSMDDEQHAKPTDRPDVSSVEEPQVISSPDTSSFTGDVFASSGKAASQSPGTMAKILPISPLALPDDTKKLPFTLSDVFFDYDQYSLQENDLNALATNAQVLLARYPKKKVLIEGHCDERGTEEYNLALGIRRAQAVKEYLVDLGVPAEKMQVLSYGKERPFCTQHSWNCWKHNRRSHFVFQ is encoded by the coding sequence ATGGGCCCCCCGATTGAGTCAGTAGTCGTTGAACTCGAGGAAACCCCTGTCGATATTCCCCTAACGATTTTGCCCGCAACGGTTTCGATGGATGACGAACAACATGCCAAGCCCACAGACCGTCCTGACGTTTCTTCCGTGGAAGAGCCGCAGGTCATCTCCTCGCCTGATACGTCTTCTTTTACCGGCGATGTATTTGCGTCGTCTGGGAAGGCTGCCTCCCAGTCACCGGGAACAATGGCGAAAATTTTGCCAATTTCTCCGTTGGCTCTGCCTGACGACACGAAGAAACTTCCATTTACACTCTCTGACGTCTTTTTTGATTATGACCAATATTCACTCCAAGAAAATGATCTTAATGCGCTGGCAACCAATGCGCAGGTGCTTTTGGCGCGTTATCCGAAGAAGAAGGTGCTCATCGAAGGACATTGTGATGAGCGAGGCACCGAGGAATATAATCTGGCGCTTGGAATTCGCCGGGCACAAGCCGTGAAAGAATATCTCGTTGATCTCGGGGTTCCAGCCGAAAAAATGCAAGTCCTGAGTTACGGCAAAGAAAGACCCTTCTGCACTCAACATTCTTGGAACTGCTGGAAACACAACCGCCGCAGTCATTTTGTGTTTCAGTGA
- a CDS encoding ABC transporter permease has product MTTLRPATTLLLKELRCYFVSPIVYVIAAVFLGLVGLLSYWAVVNASGQALRMMQISNTYAQINLNDLVFRPVFYSLNLVLMFVLPLLTMRTFAEERKLRTFELLLTSPIGINEIVSAKFLSVFVIYLILLVLTGLIPLVLSAYVSFNWDPIWTGFLALLLQGAFMLAIGVMASAMTENQIIAAFLSFGIILVIWLLGLFATILGDTTLGHLFSYVSFTEHYDRLVRGLVNLKDVVYYLTGMGFMWFTAHQVIDAHRWK; this is encoded by the coding sequence TTGACCACGCTGAGACCGGCAACGACCTTACTGCTCAAAGAGTTGCGGTGCTATTTCGTCTCGCCTATCGTGTACGTTATCGCGGCCGTGTTTTTAGGACTCGTGGGCTTGCTCAGTTATTGGGCTGTGGTCAATGCCAGCGGCCAAGCCTTACGGATGATGCAAATCTCGAACACCTATGCACAAATCAATTTAAACGATCTGGTCTTCCGCCCAGTATTTTACAGTCTGAACCTCGTACTCATGTTTGTCTTGCCACTGCTGACGATGCGGACCTTTGCGGAAGAACGAAAGCTCCGAACCTTCGAGCTTCTTCTCACCTCCCCCATCGGCATCAATGAAATCGTGTCGGCCAAATTTCTGAGCGTCTTCGTCATTTACCTGATTCTCCTGGTTTTGACCGGACTGATCCCTCTCGTGCTGTCAGCCTACGTCAGCTTTAACTGGGACCCGATCTGGACCGGGTTTTTAGCCCTCCTCTTACAAGGGGCGTTCATGCTCGCGATCGGAGTGATGGCATCGGCCATGACCGAAAACCAAATCATTGCCGCATTCCTCAGTTTTGGCATTATTCTCGTCATATGGCTACTCGGCTTGTTCGCCACCATTCTCGGAGACACCACCTTAGGCCATCTTTTCTCCTATGTATCCTTTACCGAACACTATGATCGCCTGGTACGGGGACTGGTGAACCTCAAGGATGTCGTGTATTACCTCACCGGTATGGGATTTATGTGGTTTACCGCTCATCAAGTGATCGACGCACACCGATGGAAATAG
- a CDS encoding Uma2 family endonuclease, producing the protein MSPKPSNRHQRLCAEIAFQLRAQLGGEAVVEAAVLTVSAGVRVPDVVWMPAEKWQILRTDQDLLEAPELVVEVLSPGNRQIEINHKIQAYLASSVQEVIIVGLDGVLTYHHATGIQPASTFGITLTLPRHLFR; encoded by the coding sequence ATGAGTCCCAAGCCTAGCAATCGGCATCAACGGCTGTGTGCTGAGATCGCCTTTCAGCTTCGTGCACAGTTGGGAGGAGAAGCGGTAGTCGAAGCTGCAGTGTTGACTGTTTCGGCTGGTGTCCGCGTTCCTGATGTGGTCTGGATGCCCGCAGAAAAGTGGCAGATACTGAGAACCGACCAAGATCTTCTGGAGGCTCCAGAATTGGTCGTAGAAGTACTTTCGCCAGGAAATCGACAGATAGAAATCAATCATAAAATTCAAGCGTACCTTGCCTCCAGTGTTCAAGAAGTCATTATCGTGGGGCTCGACGGCGTTCTTACGTACCATCACGCTACTGGTATTCAGCCTGCTTCGACATTCGGAATCACTCTTACCTTACCTCGTCACTTGTTTCGGTGA
- a CDS encoding DUF4340 domain-containing protein, whose amino-acid sequence MSHSYRLTIILAIVLAGIGAYIYYVDVPASEQAIEVKEAARELLPLDDRRITHFTMKTAQDSLVFSRDEQGRWLITEPLVAPADGREVRKILRALTLGTIERVIQEQAADLEQYGLDPPHMTVTLTDGQQTMTLDLGNPGPFSSSLYVRKVSDNSVVLTTLNVLSFAKKNLYTFRLKDVLFFNHASVEHLEIHSPDQDMVLHRVPGVHGMSPNWRFERPIVGPADKTTVGVLLMALEDLNAQAFIDSPEDKQELLATLGAPKATAIIKTANRTHPVSFYQQDDTTYAKTSDDKPLYRIPAKIVTDLTQGLFSMRDKRLLGIAPEDVAIVRIQTSTESYGLIHQNDVWLWEEDPATPIDQKAVNLLVSRLAGLPAEHRVSEQESQLTRYGLDHPKFLVVATDTRGKERGRLLLGEAKRGLVYATGAGLPGISQARSTILTQIPSIKELVEQPASH is encoded by the coding sequence ATGTCACACTCTTATCGCCTCACGATCATTCTCGCGATTGTCTTAGCCGGCATTGGCGCGTACATCTATTATGTTGATGTCCCAGCATCAGAACAAGCGATCGAAGTCAAAGAAGCCGCACGAGAACTGCTCCCGCTTGATGACCGACGCATTACGCACTTCACGATGAAAACCGCTCAAGATTCCCTGGTCTTTTCCCGGGATGAGCAGGGCCGCTGGCTGATCACCGAACCGCTCGTTGCCCCGGCAGACGGACGGGAAGTCAGGAAGATTTTGCGCGCATTGACACTCGGCACGATCGAACGGGTCATTCAAGAACAAGCCGCCGATCTCGAACAATACGGCTTAGACCCTCCACACATGACCGTGACCCTCACCGACGGCCAGCAGACTATGACGCTCGACCTTGGTAATCCCGGACCGTTTTCGTCTTCACTCTACGTCCGGAAAGTGTCAGACAATAGCGTCGTCCTCACGACGCTCAATGTTCTAAGCTTCGCCAAAAAAAATCTCTACACATTTCGACTGAAAGACGTCCTCTTTTTCAATCACGCAAGCGTCGAACATTTGGAAATCCATTCACCAGACCAAGACATGGTTCTCCACCGCGTGCCCGGCGTTCACGGCATGAGCCCGAATTGGAGATTTGAACGACCCATAGTCGGGCCAGCGGACAAAACGACGGTTGGAGTTTTATTAATGGCGCTTGAAGATCTCAACGCGCAAGCCTTTATCGACAGTCCCGAAGACAAGCAGGAACTCCTGGCGACCCTGGGAGCCCCCAAGGCAACGGCCATCATAAAAACCGCCAATCGAACGCATCCCGTTTCCTTCTATCAGCAGGACGATACAACCTACGCGAAAACGAGCGATGACAAGCCGTTGTACCGCATTCCCGCAAAGATCGTCACAGACCTGACACAGGGACTGTTCAGTATGCGGGACAAACGGCTCTTAGGAATAGCCCCTGAGGATGTCGCAATCGTTCGCATTCAGACTTCCACAGAATCATATGGCTTGATTCATCAAAACGACGTATGGCTGTGGGAAGAAGACCCGGCAACACCCATAGATCAAAAGGCCGTCAATCTCTTGGTCAGCCGCCTCGCCGGTCTTCCGGCTGAGCATCGCGTCTCCGAACAGGAGTCGCAACTCACCCGCTATGGTCTCGATCACCCTAAGTTTCTGGTTGTCGCCACGGATACACGTGGGAAAGAACGCGGGCGCTTGCTGCTCGGAGAGGCTAAAAGAGGGCTCGTGTACGCAACCGGAGCAGGACTTCCAGGCATTTCTCAAGCACGTTCGACCATTTTGACTCAGATTCCATCCATCAAGGAGCTCGTCGAACAGCCAGCCTCCCACTAA
- a CDS encoding ATP-binding cassette domain-containing protein gives MIDVQHVTKRYGSLTAIQDITFSVAKGEIVAFLGPNGAGKTTTMRILTGYMPPTSGSVHVAGYDCQESPLETKQRMGYFPEHPPLYLELTVNEYLTFVGRLKGVTLEQLPHRMDQVIEQTGLGNVRQRVIGHLSRGYRQRVGLAQALIHDPPVLILDEPTVGLDPNQIIEIRELIKSLAGSHTIILSTHILPEATALCERMIIIHQGHIVAIDTQEQLAARLRRSEQLRITVKTPLPDMESQLTTVPGVVNVSTSDVENTYIVEAELGHDIREAVTNFVMKHELGLLELSVISMSLEDVFIRLTNEEEPVEETAP, from the coding sequence ATGATTGATGTGCAACATGTCACGAAACGGTATGGCTCTTTGACAGCCATTCAGGATATTACATTTTCGGTCGCCAAAGGAGAAATCGTGGCCTTTCTGGGTCCAAACGGCGCCGGAAAAACCACGACCATGCGCATTCTGACCGGCTATATGCCGCCGACCTCCGGGAGCGTTCACGTCGCGGGATATGATTGCCAGGAATCTCCGCTAGAAACGAAACAGCGCATGGGGTATTTTCCCGAACATCCCCCGTTGTACCTGGAATTGACCGTGAATGAATACCTCACATTTGTCGGCCGCCTCAAAGGAGTGACGCTCGAACAGCTCCCCCATCGCATGGATCAGGTCATTGAACAAACAGGGCTTGGCAACGTTCGACAGCGTGTAATTGGTCATCTCTCTCGCGGATACCGGCAGCGTGTGGGCTTAGCTCAAGCGCTGATTCACGACCCGCCGGTCCTCATCCTGGATGAACCGACCGTGGGCCTGGACCCCAACCAGATTATTGAGATTCGTGAACTCATTAAGAGCTTGGCAGGTTCTCATACGATTATTTTAAGCACCCACATCTTGCCGGAAGCGACGGCCTTGTGTGAACGCATGATCATCATTCACCAGGGGCACATCGTGGCGATCGATACCCAAGAACAGTTGGCGGCTCGACTCCGACGATCGGAACAACTCCGCATCACGGTCAAAACGCCCTTGCCCGACATGGAATCTCAACTCACAACAGTTCCGGGAGTCGTCAATGTGTCTACGAGTGATGTCGAAAACACCTATATTGTCGAAGCGGAACTGGGGCATGATATTCGTGAAGCCGTCACGAATTTTGTGATGAAACACGAACTTGGCCTGCTTGAGCTGTCCGTCATCTCCATGTCTTTAGAAGACGTATTTATTCGGCTCACAAATGAAGAGGAACCAGTGGAGGAGACCGCCCCTTGA
- a CDS encoding GldG family protein, whose translation MEIARTVPILGFSGILLALAGLILPSFVPDANWVTTVCESLALVCFAALFFFHFQTIKHFSRQRSTRLGMNSVLMVILVGAIIVLLNFLAARHAPEWDFSETQNFTLSRQTYQVLRTLEEPISIKVFAHERSPHFASFRDLLNTYRKETPKLTVEFIDPERQPDLAKQYAITQIDTVVVEGSKHNVYLNEASENEVTNGLLRATQSAKKRLVFLTGHGEKGLQDQQSSGLSRAQDALTKQGYEVKAFPKMTADVSRGTDVVVIVSPQESLTDDEERLLQEYLQQGGHLLLLVDPRQDSVDRLLRKWGVTLGKGIVVDEEHRLGRGSPTALQIRTFTGHDITDEFTVPILLPVSRHIDFDPEQAGQDWDFVSLAQTSGKSWAEMNPTDTPPQLDPQNDIEGPLTIAAALTAQSSTLPEDQAARIVIVGNSAFATNGYLTYPGNTDFFLKTVAWLAGESHLVSIAPKEPAFHPFVPNPSQEQVLLFFQVLFLPLFTLFLGFSVWKKRQNL comes from the coding sequence ATGGAAATAGCTCGAACCGTCCCCATTCTAGGATTTTCAGGAATCCTTCTTGCCCTGGCAGGCCTGATCCTTCCATCCTTTGTTCCCGATGCAAACTGGGTGACGACGGTTTGTGAGAGCCTGGCCCTGGTGTGTTTCGCCGCGCTCTTCTTCTTCCACTTTCAGACGATTAAGCATTTTTCCAGACAACGGTCGACGCGGCTAGGCATGAATAGTGTCCTCATGGTGATCCTCGTGGGAGCCATCATCGTTCTTCTGAACTTTTTAGCCGCCCGCCATGCCCCGGAATGGGATTTCTCAGAAACTCAGAACTTCACGCTTTCACGACAGACGTATCAAGTTCTGCGTACGTTAGAGGAACCGATTTCCATTAAAGTCTTCGCCCACGAACGCAGTCCTCACTTTGCGTCGTTTCGAGATTTACTGAATACCTATCGCAAGGAAACTCCCAAATTAACGGTGGAGTTTATCGATCCAGAACGGCAGCCTGATCTCGCCAAGCAGTACGCCATCACGCAGATCGACACAGTCGTTGTCGAAGGCTCGAAACACAACGTGTATCTCAACGAGGCCTCAGAGAATGAGGTGACGAATGGGCTTCTCCGGGCCACGCAATCGGCGAAAAAACGTTTGGTCTTTCTCACCGGACACGGCGAGAAAGGGTTACAAGATCAACAATCCTCCGGTCTTTCCCGTGCCCAAGACGCCCTGACGAAACAAGGGTACGAGGTCAAAGCTTTTCCAAAGATGACGGCTGACGTGTCGCGAGGGACGGATGTTGTCGTCATCGTCTCTCCTCAAGAATCCTTGACTGATGATGAAGAACGCCTCCTTCAGGAATATCTACAGCAAGGCGGTCATCTTCTTTTGCTCGTGGATCCTCGTCAGGACTCTGTCGACCGATTACTCCGGAAATGGGGGGTGACATTGGGAAAAGGCATCGTGGTGGACGAGGAACACCGGCTGGGCCGGGGCAGCCCTACCGCCTTGCAGATTCGAACATTTACGGGACATGACATCACGGATGAATTTACCGTTCCGATCCTCTTGCCCGTCTCGCGTCATATTGACTTTGACCCTGAACAAGCCGGACAGGACTGGGACTTTGTGTCCCTGGCCCAAACATCGGGCAAGAGTTGGGCCGAAATGAACCCGACCGATACGCCACCGCAACTCGATCCTCAAAATGACATCGAAGGGCCTCTGACGATCGCCGCAGCTTTGACGGCTCAATCTTCAACTCTACCCGAAGATCAAGCAGCCAGGATTGTGATTGTCGGAAATTCCGCATTTGCCACGAATGGATATCTCACGTATCCTGGCAATACCGATTTTTTCTTGAAAACAGTGGCATGGCTGGCGGGTGAAAGTCACTTGGTTTCTATCGCCCCCAAGGAACCGGCCTTTCATCCGTTTGTCCCCAACCCTTCACAAGAGCAAGTGTTACTTTTTTTTCAAGTCTTGTTCCTCCCCCTGTTCACGTTGTTCTTGGGATTTTCTGTCTGGAAGAAACGCCAAAATCTCTAA
- the htpX gene encoding protease HtpX produces MKSLKGIGLLLLANILIFVTLSITFTVLSEFVLPAFGIDLRGAIAQQDLLWAFVFGFGGAFISLAFSKQMAKSMLNCQQITHPRTQAEMLLFETVQKISARLHIKMPEVYIYEGEDPNAFATGPTKNNSMVAVSTGLLNNLNEGEVRAVLAHEMGHVYNGDMFTTTILAGLMNTFVYFISRWVYRHVAERNPMLGFGVYIFLQIVLSVLAMIPISWWSRHREFSADRFAANTVGKEHMISALQSIDRWVKGVQYHYHTEDALATMKISGQSKSFMQMFSTHPPIEARVAALQRL; encoded by the coding sequence ATGAAAAGTTTAAAAGGTATCGGGTTGTTGCTACTCGCAAACATTCTGATCTTTGTCACGCTTTCGATCACATTTACAGTCTTGTCGGAATTCGTCTTACCGGCCTTTGGGATCGATCTTCGCGGAGCGATTGCTCAACAGGATTTACTCTGGGCCTTCGTGTTTGGGTTTGGTGGAGCGTTCATCAGTTTGGCGTTTTCGAAACAAATGGCCAAGAGTATGCTGAACTGTCAGCAAATTACGCACCCGCGAACTCAGGCTGAAATGCTCCTGTTTGAGACGGTTCAAAAAATTTCCGCACGCTTACACATCAAGATGCCGGAAGTGTACATCTACGAGGGAGAAGACCCGAATGCGTTTGCCACAGGACCGACAAAGAATAATTCAATGGTAGCCGTCTCGACCGGCCTGCTGAACAATTTAAATGAAGGGGAAGTTCGGGCAGTGCTGGCCCATGAAATGGGGCACGTGTATAACGGAGACATGTTCACCACCACCATTCTGGCGGGCCTCATGAACACCTTCGTGTACTTTATCAGCCGCTGGGTCTACCGGCATGTGGCCGAACGAAACCCGATGTTGGGCTTTGGTGTCTATATCTTCTTACAAATTGTCCTCTCAGTCTTAGCTATGATCCCGATCAGTTGGTGGTCACGTCACCGAGAGTTTTCCGCCGATCGATTCGCCGCCAATACCGTCGGGAAAGAACATATGATTTCGGCCTTGCAGAGCATTGACCGTTGGGTCAAGGGCGTGCAGTACCATTACCACACCGAAGACGCCCTCGCTACGATGAAGATTTCTGGGCAAAGCAAGAGCTTCATGCAAATGTTTTCGACTCACCCGCCAATCGAAGCGCGGGTCGCGGCCCTGCAACGCTTGTAA
- the tnpA gene encoding IS200/IS605 family transposase encodes MSKSLHKSHNVPVLLYHLVFPAKYRRAVFDSAVDEVLRDVCVELEKRYQIKFLEIGTDKEHVHFGVQAVPSYSVTKVVTIIKSLTAQEIFRRPPPVKQQLWGGEFWTDGYYASTVGKHGNEKMIAAYVKQQGAAYEKLYEDRHLALF; translated from the coding sequence GTGAGCAAGTCTCTGCACAAGAGTCATAATGTTCCCGTCTTACTGTATCACCTGGTGTTCCCCGCCAAATACCGACGAGCCGTCTTTGACTCGGCTGTGGACGAAGTCTTGCGCGACGTGTGCGTGGAGCTGGAGAAACGGTATCAGATAAAGTTCCTGGAAATTGGTACGGATAAGGAGCACGTGCATTTTGGGGTGCAAGCCGTGCCCAGTTATAGTGTGACGAAAGTGGTGACGATTATAAAAAGTCTCACCGCGCAGGAGATATTCCGACGCCCCCCTCCAGTAAAGCAGCAGCTCTGGGGAGGAGAATTCTGGACCGATGGCTATTACGCCAGTACGGTTGGGAAGCATGGCAATGAAAAAATGATTGCTGCGTACGTCAAACAACAAGGGGCCGCCTACGAGAAGTTATACGAAGATCGGCACTTGGCTCTCTTCTAA